In Ectothiorhodospira sp. BSL-9, a single window of DNA contains:
- a CDS encoding HNH endonuclease signature motif containing protein has product MECRNQRAKVRAERIKKNGGSHTSAEWKSLLASSPTCAVCGRSWAVIPPRPDPRYKHPWTKGHKTPIYHGGSDDISNIQAECYECNFRKNAGALSRAPVGPAKSVQQLKMEINMPVAQERISRRFSFVLNNGTEVFPVQMKRRETGTIAFRISAGGTVGNTLEASEEVDEETMVRKVLEEGFAVRCKSLDGNTNGLYKHGHRSVREVRRNAT; this is encoded by the coding sequence ATGGAATGCCGTAACCAGCGCGCGAAAGTTCGGGCCGAGAGAATCAAGAAAAATGGCGGCTCTCATACAAGCGCCGAATGGAAGTCTCTTCTTGCAAGCAGTCCGACCTGCGCAGTGTGTGGCAGATCATGGGCTGTGATTCCTCCTCGACCTGATCCACGTTACAAACACCCCTGGACCAAGGGGCACAAAACGCCGATTTATCACGGTGGATCGGACGACATTTCCAATATTCAGGCAGAGTGCTACGAATGCAACTTTCGCAAGAATGCTGGAGCGCTCAGCCGTGCACCGGTAGGACCTGCTAAATCAGTTCAGCAACTCAAAATGGAAATTAATATGCCTGTCGCGCAAGAGCGAATATCCAGAAGATTCAGTTTTGTTCTCAACAATGGGACGGAAGTTTTTCCGGTTCAAATGAAGAGGCGTGAGACTGGAACTATCGCATTCAGAATTTCTGCTGGCGGGACGGTCGGCAATACTCTTGAGGCCAGCGAAGAGGTGGACGAAGAGACTATGGTGCGGAAGGTGCTCGAAGAAGGCTTCGCGGTTCGCTGCAAATCGCTGGATGGAAATACGAACGGCTTATACAAGCACGGTCATCGGTCGGTGCGTGAAGTCCGCCGTAATGCAACCTAA
- a CDS encoding phage integrase N-terminal SAM-like domain-containing protein, which yields MATPTLTEKERAFWSRFSKHLIQKGIKPDSVRWYRIRAEQFIRAFPRRRLASLTSDDVSAYLLKVGESPSLKPWQYLQVIDAIQILYKLAHTEWSQTFDWDYWRASARALEPQHATLAREYVPLTPSESEVSPRFRRQNSL from the coding sequence ATGGCCACCCCCACTCTTACGGAGAAAGAGCGCGCTTTCTGGTCTCGGTTCAGCAAGCATCTGATTCAAAAAGGAATTAAGCCTGACTCGGTACGTTGGTATCGGATTCGGGCGGAGCAGTTCATCCGTGCTTTTCCTCGCCGACGACTCGCTTCCCTCACCTCTGACGATGTATCGGCCTATCTGCTCAAGGTAGGCGAATCCCCCAGCCTGAAGCCCTGGCAGTACCTGCAGGTCATCGATGCTATACAGATTCTGTATAAGTTGGCACACACGGAATGGAGCCAGACTTTCGACTGGGACTACTGGCGTGCATCGGCCAGAGCGCTGGAACCCCAGCACGCGACCCTGGCCCGGGAATATGTACCGCTCACGCCGTCTGAGTCTGAGGTATCCCCACGTTTTCGCAGGCAGAATTCCTTGTGA
- a CDS encoding IS4 family transposase → MHATDLIHANLGVACQSIHRTRFNALLTATAAALDGQTTSVTGLGRASQRQITEKASIKQMDRLVGNPRMHQEAATVYQAMAHWLVGQEERPVILVDWSPVAVDESIHVLRASVPVGGQGRTLYQECHPQAKYANRQIQEDFLKHLSEVLPAGVCPVIVTDAGFKKPWFRAVEALGWDWVGRARGLVQMTRPGEDTWLNTRELGCLLDENQPTHMGAFAMTRNDSLVCQVYGLRKTLQGRIHATRSGQRAQSGKSRAHAAGEREPWVIATSLPGGSKITDRVIALYSLRMQIEEDFRASKNEHYGLGVNRSRSRSAQRFDVLLLIAALASFAAWLVGLAAEHEGRHRHYQPNTAKRRVLSHFFLGLRILRRESANILDDTLHRIRSAIRTVFAAGIPA, encoded by the coding sequence ATGCACGCCACGGACCTGATTCACGCAAACTTGGGGGTTGCTTGTCAATCCATTCACCGCACCCGCTTCAACGCGCTGTTGACCGCGACGGCGGCGGCCCTGGACGGGCAGACCACCTCGGTTACCGGTCTTGGCCGGGCATCGCAGCGGCAGATCACAGAAAAGGCGAGCATCAAGCAGATGGATCGGCTGGTGGGTAACCCCAGGATGCATCAAGAGGCGGCGACGGTTTATCAGGCCATGGCTCACTGGCTGGTTGGCCAGGAAGAGCGCCCGGTGATTCTGGTGGATTGGTCGCCGGTGGCAGTGGATGAGAGCATTCACGTGTTGCGCGCCTCGGTGCCCGTGGGTGGCCAGGGAAGAACCCTGTACCAGGAGTGCCACCCTCAGGCCAAGTACGCGAACCGCCAGATTCAGGAGGATTTTTTGAAGCACCTCTCGGAGGTTTTGCCCGCCGGAGTCTGCCCGGTGATCGTCACGGACGCCGGCTTCAAGAAACCCTGGTTTCGCGCCGTGGAGGCCTTGGGCTGGGACTGGGTGGGCCGAGCGCGAGGCCTGGTCCAGATGACGCGGCCAGGCGAGGACACCTGGCTCAATACCCGCGAGTTGGGGTGCTTGCTGGATGAGAATCAGCCGACCCACATGGGTGCCTTTGCCATGACTCGTAACGATTCGTTGGTGTGCCAGGTGTATGGCCTGCGCAAGACTCTCCAAGGGCGTATTCATGCGACCCGGTCTGGTCAGCGTGCCCAGAGCGGCAAGAGTCGCGCGCATGCAGCGGGCGAACGGGAACCCTGGGTGATTGCTACCTCCCTGCCAGGAGGGTCGAAGATCACCGACCGGGTGATAGCCCTCTATTCGCTGAGGATGCAGATTGAAGAGGATTTTCGAGCCAGCAAGAACGAGCATTATGGACTTGGCGTGAATCGCTCCAGGTCCCGCTCCGCGCAACGATTTGATGTGCTGTTGCTGATTGCTGCCCTGGCCAGCTTCGCAGCCTGGTTGGTGGGCTTGGCAGCAGAGCACGAGGGACGCCACCGTCATTACCAGCCGAACACGGCCAAGCGACGGGTGTTATCCCACTTTTTCCTGGGATTGAGGATATTGCGGCGGGAATCCGCCAACATCCTCGACGACACCTTACACCGCATCAGATCGGCCATACGAACTGTGTTTGCCGCTGGGATCCCTGCATGA
- a CDS encoding IS66 family transposase produces MKLQRPTQAELDGMTHAQKDALILQLFDALETLSARLAELEKKVEKNSRNSSKPPSSDGPRKGPAQPRQKGQRSSGGQKGHKGATRQMVDNPDAVEELLPQGRCACGCDLGVLPATMKERRQQIEIPEPRAIYTEFRRMQVVCGCGRRHLGEFPAGVTPNISYGPRLKAYAIGLNQGHFVALQRTSQILGDQYGVAPSAGTLQNWILGMADGLEATYQAAGDQIRQAAVAHFDESGLRVQGRLHWLHVAATTDAVYYTAHTKRGHEAMDEAGILPHFKGVAVHDHWAPYWRYKDCEHVLCNAHHLRELNYSDELTGHLWPRLLRESLLQANDAVAQAKAKGLTTLPSDQVDSFLKAYDEQVAEGLAAKPVKVPDDGSRRRIKQHPATNLLVRLRDFRESIWRFLTDWRIPFTNNLAERMVRPIKVKLKVIGGFRAMGGTRAFCIIRSVWETSKLRGQNPFEVLRLAATA; encoded by the coding sequence ATGAAGCTCCAGCGCCCCACGCAAGCAGAACTCGACGGCATGACCCATGCGCAGAAGGATGCGCTGATCCTGCAGTTGTTCGATGCGCTGGAGACGCTCAGTGCCCGATTGGCCGAGTTGGAGAAGAAGGTCGAGAAGAACAGTCGCAACTCCAGCAAGCCTCCATCCTCGGACGGTCCACGCAAAGGTCCGGCCCAACCGCGGCAAAAGGGCCAAAGATCCAGTGGTGGCCAAAAAGGCCACAAAGGCGCGACCCGGCAGATGGTGGATAACCCGGATGCGGTGGAGGAACTGCTGCCCCAGGGTCGCTGTGCGTGTGGTTGCGATCTGGGCGTGTTGCCGGCCACGATGAAGGAACGTCGCCAGCAGATTGAAATTCCCGAGCCTCGGGCCATTTATACCGAATTCCGACGGATGCAAGTGGTGTGCGGCTGTGGCCGTCGCCATCTGGGCGAGTTTCCGGCGGGTGTGACGCCCAACATCAGCTATGGTCCGCGCCTGAAGGCCTATGCGATTGGCCTGAACCAGGGGCATTTTGTCGCCTTGCAGCGTACCAGTCAGATTCTGGGAGACCAGTATGGCGTGGCGCCCTCCGCAGGGACGTTGCAGAACTGGATTCTGGGGATGGCCGATGGCCTGGAGGCGACCTATCAGGCGGCCGGTGACCAGATCCGTCAGGCCGCCGTGGCCCATTTCGATGAGAGCGGGCTGCGGGTGCAGGGTCGACTGCACTGGCTCCACGTGGCCGCCACGACCGATGCGGTGTACTACACGGCCCACACCAAGCGGGGGCATGAGGCCATGGATGAGGCCGGTATTCTTCCCCACTTCAAAGGGGTGGCGGTGCATGATCACTGGGCTCCCTACTGGCGCTACAAGGACTGCGAGCATGTCCTGTGCAATGCCCATCATCTTCGAGAATTGAATTACAGCGATGAGCTCACCGGCCATCTCTGGCCACGCCTGCTCCGAGAATCGCTGCTCCAGGCCAATGACGCCGTGGCACAGGCCAAGGCAAAGGGCCTGACCACCTTGCCAAGCGACCAGGTCGACTCCTTTCTCAAGGCCTACGACGAACAGGTGGCCGAGGGATTGGCGGCCAAGCCGGTCAAAGTGCCTGATGATGGCAGCCGGCGGCGTATCAAGCAGCATCCCGCCACCAACCTGCTCGTGAGGTTGCGTGACTTTCGCGAGTCCATCTGGCGCTTCCTGACCGATTGGCGAATCCCCTTCACCAACAACCTCGCCGAGCGGATGGTGCGCCCCATCAAGGTGAAGCTGAAGGTCATCGGCGGCTTCCGGGCCATGGGTGGCACCCGGGCTTTCTGCATCATTCGCTCGGTATGGGAAACCAGCAAGCTACGCGGACAGAACCCCTTCGAAGTCCTGCGGCTGGCTGCGACAGCCTGA
- a CDS encoding integron integrase, translating into MGRWSFIQGRIAYRGKNGQTAGREPEQLQKRFAPLILAHQPVFEKLITVMRTRNMSIRTEKTYMGWICRFIHHSDGQPPSSLGPAQVADFLQYLAVTRNVAASTQNQALNALVFLFSKVLEQPLGDIGPFSKAKRPRRLPSVLSRDEVRRLLGELSGVPSLVASLLYGTGMRLMECLRLRVQDVEFDRGLIVVRCGKGNKDRIVPLPESLVGPLTEHLEAVRALHARDVEQGLGETVLPDALARKYPNAPREWRWQFVFPSGRLSVDPRSGKARRHHLHETAVQKSVKGAARRAGIHKKASCHTLRHSFATHLLEQGYDIRTVQELLGHSDVSTTQIYTHVLNRGGLAVRSPLDV; encoded by the coding sequence GTGGGGCGCTGGAGCTTCATACAGGGCAGGATAGCCTATCGAGGGAAAAATGGGCAGACTGCGGGCAGGGAGCCTGAACAGTTACAAAAACGGTTTGCGCCCCTGATCCTGGCGCATCAGCCGGTTTTTGAAAAACTGATCACCGTGATGCGAACGCGCAATATGTCCATCCGGACAGAAAAAACCTATATGGGCTGGATTTGCCGATTCATCCATCATTCCGATGGACAGCCTCCCAGTAGCTTGGGGCCTGCGCAGGTAGCGGATTTCCTCCAGTATCTGGCGGTCACACGGAACGTGGCGGCCAGCACTCAGAACCAGGCGTTGAACGCGCTGGTCTTCCTGTTCAGCAAGGTGCTTGAGCAACCCCTTGGCGATATTGGCCCCTTTTCCAAGGCCAAACGCCCCAGGCGATTGCCCTCGGTGCTCTCCAGGGACGAGGTGCGGCGTTTGCTTGGCGAATTGTCGGGGGTTCCCTCCCTGGTCGCCTCTTTGCTCTACGGAACTGGCATGAGACTGATGGAATGTCTGCGGCTTCGCGTGCAGGACGTAGAATTTGACCGGGGATTGATCGTGGTGAGATGCGGCAAGGGGAATAAGGACCGGATCGTGCCCTTGCCGGAATCGCTGGTTGGCCCGTTGACGGAGCACCTGGAAGCCGTGCGTGCACTGCATGCCAGGGATGTTGAGCAGGGATTGGGGGAAACAGTCCTGCCCGATGCGCTGGCGCGCAAGTATCCCAATGCCCCTCGCGAATGGCGCTGGCAGTTTGTGTTTCCCAGCGGTCGGCTCTCGGTAGACCCTCGCTCGGGAAAAGCCCGACGCCACCACCTGCACGAAACCGCTGTGCAGAAGTCCGTCAAAGGTGCCGCTAGAAGGGCGGGCATTCACAAGAAAGCCAGTTGCCACACCTTGCGGCACAGTTTCGCGACCCATTTGCTGGAGCAGGGTTACGACATCAGAACCGTTCAGGAACTGCTGGGGCACAGCGATGTGTCCACCACACAGATTTATACCCATGTGTTGAACCGTGGAGGCCTTGCCGTGAGAAGTCCCCTGGATGTCTGA